The DNA segment TCGGAATGCTTTATTACATGGGCACAAAAAGCAGGTAATTATACGAAGCAGTATATTGAGAAGATATTAGATAAAAAGCAGTATTCTGAACAGAGCTACAGTAATTGCATGGAAATAGTGGATAGGCCGACCTATTTCCTGCTCCTTAAAAGCAGGAAATAGGGCACACCCAAAAGAAAAATTATGAAATATGTACTTACTGTTGTTCAGAACATTTAGGAAGCCTCATAAATAAACTCATTTATCCATAAAATTTTGGAAGCTAAAACTTTCGACAAAGAAAATGTTGTCAAAAAAAAACGGGATCTAATGTCCCGTTTTTTATAAAGTTCTAGTTGATTACAATATCATCAATCTGCATATTGGTTGTGACTTTTGGTGCTATTCCTGAGCCATTATATTCAAAAACAAAGAATCCGTTGCCTGTAACATTTGCCGGAATTTGGTAAACTCCACTAGGTGTAAATGCAGATTGATCGGCACTAATTGCAAAATTGGATGTAATATCAACCAAGGTAGCATTATTTACGTCTGAGCCTGCAGTATAATTAGTTGTATAATATACTTTTAAAGTTTGGCCAGAGTAAAATAATGCAAGTGTTTTGAACGAGAAGGTACTTGCTGCAGTCATATCTACCGGTACGTAAAACATTGTTTTGTTAACTTCTGGTGTTCCGCCAAAGGAGGACATCTCAATAAATTGATTGCCGCCAAAACTTTTTACTTTCCATAATCTAGATCCTACTACAGGATCATTGATATAAGCTGGAAAAACGGTGGTATTAACGCTGATTCCTTCAAAATTCTCATTTAACGAACCTAGAAACTGAATGGAATTACCCACAACGGCTGGGTACACATCTACTCTTGGAAGAGTAAGTTTTACATCGCTTTCTACGCGAATTAGAAACTGAAAATCATTTGCATATCTAGTCATGACACCTCGAATGCGACCGCTTTCTTTTGGTACTCGGTGAGTCGAAAAAGGAGCATAGCTGCTAACTCTAAAAAAACGCGCCGTTCCGCCAGTAATATCTGTGATGAGATGGTTGGTAGCGCCACCACCAGAATCTACATCAAAATACGTACGACCTACTGAACTGTCTGCAAACTCGACATTCTCTATTTCTACAAGTGTATTTAAGTTTGCATTTGTGGCAGCTTCCGCTAATGAAACGGTGCGTACTAAATTATCTTCGGCAACTTGTACCGCTGATGGGAATAGGTAATTCTGCCATTCATTTTCTGAAATTCTACCCACTTTTGGAGCATCATTTGGCGTTGGTTGATATAATGAACCTATCTGCATAGATCCATCGACAATAGCTCTGTAAAGTCCACCTAGTTTTATGTACACTTTGCGCCCTGGAGTGAATCCTTTTGTAAAAGATTTTAAATTTACAGGAACACTAAAGCCTATGGGCTGACTGCCGTCATTTGGAATTGTTTGAAAAGAAATCGAATTATAAAAATTGCTTTTCTCATCACTAGACGTTACGTAAGCTTCGATGATATCGTTGGCCGCAGGGTCAAAAGCAGTGATGTTCCCAGTTGAAGAGGCAAGGATTTCTGCCACAGTTTTGGTCGCAGTAAGCTCGTAAGTAGGAATGGATTTGTTGGGATTGTCAAAATCCTCTTTCACGCAGGAAGTAGAAACCGCCGCCGCAAAAATAAGTATGAATATAGGTTTGAAAATTGATTTCATCTGTTGTGTTTTTTAGTAAATAATTCGAATATTGTCTACTTGATAGGTACCATCGATTGCATTGTCTTTACCACCTTTTACTTTAAATCCTAAACGAATTTTTCCAGTAAATGAAGAAAGATCAACCTCTCCCGACTTGATAAATTCAAAGTATGGACTTGTCGTTGTAGGCAAAGTAGGGTTTAAAGGCACCCAAGTTGCATTTGCAACATTAGTACCGTCAAAGTCGTTTGATACTAATACTTGTAAGGAGTTGGCTGCTGAAGAGACAAAGCTTTGAGCTGCACGAAATAACAATTTCTCGTTTTCGTGCTGATCCATGTCAATTTCTGGAGAAATTAGCCATCCAATATTTGTTACATCTTGCGACTGATAAGAGGTGAATTCCGCATAGGCATTCCCCTGATATATTTGAGTTTTCCATCTTAGGGCTCCTACCTCGGCAATATTTATCCAACCTGGAGTAATTAGCAACTGATTATCGACAGCATTTTCTGAAAAATCTTCCGAGAAGATTACATCTCGGTATTGGTGAATTTCAAAGTCGTCATCATTGGTGCAACTTGTAAATGCTGTTGCAACAATTGCTGAGAAAAGTATTGATTTGATTGTGTTTATTTTCATCATTCTACTGCGATTTAAAAGTTAACATAAAGGTTTACAAAGTACGTGCGTCCGTAGCCGTAGAAATATTTACTTCCAAAAGCGGGAGTACCACTTGAAACATCTTGATTAAGTTGTCTGTAATTTCCATTTCGCGCTTGTTCAAATCCACCTGTCTTGTAGGTAACATCAAAGACGTTATTTACACTTGCAAAGATTCCGATAGTCTTACCAGAAATTCTCCAAGATTTTCCACCAACAAGATTAAACAATGTAAAGTCGTCAAACTTCTCTTGTTTTAATAATTCTCTAGCACGTTCTGGAGTAATTTCTGCAAATGGCAATCCAAATGGATCTTCAGGATTGTTAAAGAAATTAGCCGTACGAGCAATTGGAGCAACATCAATATAGTTTGCACCCAAGTAATTTACGTTGGCACCAATCCACCAAAATTTAGGATCACGGTATTCAATTCCCAAAGATGCTGCTTGTTGCGGCATTCCGGCTTGTTTGTATCCTTTTAAGGTAGCCTCACCATAATTTTTGAGAGGGTAAATATTTTCTGAAGTAGCTAGTGCGTCAATATTAATAGATACATTAGGGTTGTTGTCATAAGTATATTCTCCATAAGCTGCTGTCGCAATCAATTTTATGGTCGAAGTAATTTGGTATTCAAGTCCAAGTTCAGCTCCAATATTTCTCTTATTAAGTCCAGTTACTGTTTCTGCAACAAATGAATTAGTCTCATTGAAAGCCGTATTTGGATCATCCTCTCCACCAATTCCGTCTGAGAAAAAGAATGATGTTTCAGATGCATTCTGAATTTTCGAGAAGTAGGCGGTAACTCTCGCCTTAAGTTTTGGCATTTTTAAAATATAACTCGCATCGGCACTTGAAACAAGTTCATTGTCAAGTTTGCTAATTATATTATTATTGATACGTGCATTTGTAAAAGTGTTTTTAAGCGAAGGAGCTTTGCTCATATAAAGTCCATTGAAATCTAATATATGCTGACCTGTGATCTTGTACGATAATCCACCTTTAAATCCGAAGTTTTCAAATACTACACTTCTGCTTTTTCCGAAAGAGTTTTTAGGATAATAGCCGTTTTTGTAATGTCCCTCACGTTGATACTCTGAGCGTGTAAAATTCTGCGCTAGATAAAAATCAACCTTATCGTAACTGAATTTAAACTGTGTGAAAGCATCAACAACCGATGCAGTAAGATTGTAGTTGTAGCCATAAATGTCACCTTCGCCAACAATACGTCCTGGATTGTTTAGATCTGATTGTTGTTGATTGTAAGACTGTCCAAAAGTGTCCTCGTCAACAAAATAGCTTCCACCTAATAGATCTGTAAGACTTTGATAGTTATGAGAATCTAATAGTTTGACACTTGCTCCTACATTTAAAACGATATTATCAGAAAGCTTTGTATTCAAAATACTGCTCGCCGTAATCATATCATCATCTGTGCGATCTTCATAAAGA comes from the Flavobacterium ardleyense genome and includes:
- a CDS encoding choice-of-anchor J domain-containing protein, whose amino-acid sequence is MMKINTIKSILFSAIVATAFTSCTNDDDFEIHQYRDVIFSEDFSENAVDNQLLITPGWINIAEVGALRWKTQIYQGNAYAEFTSYQSQDVTNIGWLISPEIDMDQHENEKLLFRAAQSFVSSAANSLQVLVSNDFDGTNVANATWVPLNPTLPTTTSPYFEFIKSGEVDLSSFTGKIRLGFKVKGGKDNAIDGTYQVDNIRIIY
- a CDS encoding DUF5689 domain-containing protein; its protein translation is MKSIFKPIFILIFAAAVSTSCVKEDFDNPNKSIPTYELTATKTVAEILASSTGNITAFDPAANDIIEAYVTSSDEKSNFYNSISFQTIPNDGSQPIGFSVPVNLKSFTKGFTPGRKVYIKLGGLYRAIVDGSMQIGSLYQPTPNDAPKVGRISENEWQNYLFPSAVQVAEDNLVRTVSLAEAATNANLNTLVEIENVEFADSSVGRTYFDVDSGGGATNHLITDITGGTARFFRVSSYAPFSTHRVPKESGRIRGVMTRYANDFQFLIRVESDVKLTLPRVDVYPAVVGNSIQFLGSLNENFEGISVNTTVFPAYINDPVVGSRLWKVKSFGGNQFIEMSSFGGTPEVNKTMFYVPVDMTAASTFSFKTLALFYSGQTLKVYYTTNYTAGSDVNNATLVDITSNFAISADQSAFTPSGVYQIPANVTGNGFFVFEYNGSGIAPKVTTNMQIDDIVIN
- a CDS encoding TonB-dependent receptor: MKKLAISILFLLNVVWVFAQGTSSLSGKVIDAKTEKPLLNAVINIQNSSFTQVTDSDGVFRFTALPAGSYLVQIRTSGYKEQLLSVDLAEGESIDLGTILLEFDISSEQQASLITITENDLGDDNSGSESTAGLLQASRDAFQQSAAFNWGQARFRIRGLDNEYGSTMINGITMNKIYDGRPQWSNWGGLNDATRNQEFTMGSAPADNTFGGILGTQVINTRASIYRPGTRITFSGTNTNYNWRTMATHASGMNSKGWAYVVSAGRRWALEGIYEGTTYSANSFFASVEKRINENHSLNLTAIYAQNSRGKNSPNTAEATAIAGKEYNSYWGYQDGEKRNSREKDVEEPIVMLTHYWKINDITNLNTSVAFQTGRIANSRLDYTGVDSPDPSYYKYMPSYYTSRYSNLNVFEGNSPENQYQASIARFLSNRQINWDEIYFNNSNPNKLEAGMSNIVLYEDRTDDDMITASSILNTKLSDNIVLNVGASVKLLDSHNYQSLTDLLGGSYFVDEDTFGQSYNQQQSDLNNPGRIVGEGDIYGYNYNLTASVVDAFTQFKFSYDKVDFYLAQNFTRSEYQREGHYKNGYYPKNSFGKSRSVVFENFGFKGGLSYKITGQHILDFNGLYMSKAPSLKNTFTNARINNNIISKLDNELVSSADASYILKMPKLKARVTAYFSKIQNASETSFFFSDGIGGEDDPNTAFNETNSFVAETVTGLNKRNIGAELGLEYQITSTIKLIATAAYGEYTYDNNPNVSINIDALATSENIYPLKNYGEATLKGYKQAGMPQQAASLGIEYRDPKFWWIGANVNYLGANYIDVAPIARTANFFNNPEDPFGLPFAEITPERARELLKQEKFDDFTLFNLVGGKSWRISGKTIGIFASVNNVFDVTYKTGGFEQARNGNYRQLNQDVSSGTPAFGSKYFYGYGRTYFVNLYVNF